One region of Bosea sp. 29B genomic DNA includes:
- the exbB gene encoding tonB-system energizer ExbB — MRPGIIITVTAADRARLDPAPVPVAGQATLPHDLSPWGMFMAADIVVKAVMLGLAFASLVTWTIWLAKALELAAAKTRAQRAVRRLEEAISLDEAARAIAGRKGQARGTVAELVGAAQSERQRSDDLGEDGIKERAAIALSRIEARAGRSMARGAGLLATIGSTAPFVGLFGTVWGIMNSFIGISQSKTTNLAVVAPGIAEALLATAIGLVAAIPAVIIYNVFARAISGYRATLADASGEVLRHLSRDLERARRLATQQVRANLHAVSPQPAAMPRVPAE; from the coding sequence ATGCGTCCAGGGATCATCATCACGGTTACCGCCGCGGACCGCGCCCGGCTTGACCCGGCCCCTGTCCCCGTCGCAGGGCAGGCCACGCTGCCGCACGACCTGTCGCCCTGGGGCATGTTCATGGCCGCCGACATCGTCGTGAAGGCGGTGATGCTCGGCCTTGCCTTCGCCTCGCTGGTGACCTGGACGATCTGGCTGGCCAAGGCGCTCGAGCTCGCCGCCGCCAAGACGCGCGCACAGCGGGCGGTGCGCCGACTAGAAGAGGCTATCAGCCTCGACGAAGCCGCGCGCGCGATCGCCGGCCGCAAGGGTCAGGCGCGGGGCACGGTCGCGGAGCTGGTCGGCGCCGCCCAGAGCGAGCGCCAGCGCTCCGACGATCTCGGCGAGGACGGCATCAAGGAGCGTGCCGCGATCGCGCTGTCGCGGATCGAGGCGAGGGCCGGCCGCTCGATGGCGCGCGGCGCCGGCCTGCTCGCCACCATCGGCTCGACCGCCCCCTTTGTCGGCCTGTTCGGCACGGTCTGGGGCATCATGAATTCCTTCATTGGCATCAGCCAGTCGAAGACGACCAATCTCGCCGTCGTCGCCCCCGGCATCGCCGAGGCATTGCTGGCGACTGCGATCGGTCTCGTCGCGGCTATTCCCGCCGTGATCATCTACAATGTCTTCGCCCGCGCCATTTCCGGCTACCGCGCCACCCTCGCGGACGCCTCGGGCGAAGTTCTGCGCCATCTCTCGCGCGATCTCGAGCGGGCGCGCCGGCTGGCGACGCAGCAGGTCCGCGCCAATCTGCATGCGGTTTCACCCCAGCCGGCCGCCATGCCGCGCGTCCCGGCGGAGTGA
- the exbD gene encoding TonB system transport protein ExbD — translation MAVSLKESQDGDLGEVSEINVTPFIDVILVLLIIFMVAAPLSTVDVAVDLPVSNAQPQPRPDKPVFLTVKQDLSLALGNDTVPRELLQATLDRQTNNDREQRVFLRADGAVAYRELMEVMNRLRQAGYLKIALVGLEDTGQAAAPGAGKP, via the coding sequence ATGGCGGTTTCGCTCAAGGAGTCCCAAGACGGCGATCTCGGCGAGGTCAGCGAGATCAACGTCACGCCGTTCATCGACGTGATCCTGGTGCTGCTGATCATCTTCATGGTCGCAGCCCCGCTCTCGACCGTCGACGTCGCGGTTGACCTGCCGGTCTCGAACGCCCAGCCGCAACCGCGGCCCGACAAGCCGGTGTTCCTGACCGTGAAGCAGGACCTCTCGCTCGCGCTTGGCAATGACACCGTGCCGCGCGAACTGCTGCAGGCCACGCTCGACCGCCAGACCAACAATGACCGCGAGCAGCGCGTTTTCCTGCGCGCCGACGGGGCAGTGGCCTATCGCGAGCTGATGGAGGTCATGAACCGGCTGCGCCAGGCGGGCTATCTCAAGATCGCGCTGGTCGGGCTGGAGGATACCGGTCAGGCCGCTGCGCCAGGGGCGGGCAAGCCATGA
- the cueR gene encoding Cu(I)-responsive transcriptional regulator, translating into MNIGQAATASGVSAKMIRYYESIGLIEPPVRTEAGYRIYTAEEIHELRFIKRARTLGFSIEEARELLALWRDKSRASADVKTFAMKHVRDLETKIAELEAMSRTLRHLAQTCHGDARPDCPILADLADVDAARAPTASRRPRKKQAHADCTCDDADAAPTGRH; encoded by the coding sequence ATGAACATCGGGCAAGCTGCCACCGCCTCGGGCGTCAGCGCAAAGATGATCCGTTACTATGAGAGCATCGGCCTGATCGAACCCCCTGTTCGCACCGAGGCCGGATATCGGATCTACACGGCGGAAGAGATCCACGAGCTGCGCTTCATCAAGCGGGCTCGCACGCTCGGATTCTCGATCGAAGAGGCACGCGAACTTCTTGCTCTCTGGCGTGACAAGAGCCGGGCCAGCGCCGACGTGAAGACGTTCGCCATGAAACATGTCCGCGATCTCGAAACCAAGATCGCCGAACTCGAGGCGATGTCGCGCACGCTCAGGCATCTGGCTCAGACCTGTCATGGCGACGCGCGGCCCGATTGCCCGATCCTCGCAGACTTGGCCGACGTCGACGCGGCGCGCGCGCCGACGGCCAGCAGGCGGCCCCGCAAGAAGCAGGCGCACGCGGACTGCACCTGCGATGACGCGGATGCTGCCCCGACCGGTCGCCATTGA
- a CDS encoding metal-sensing transcriptional repressor, whose product MQDEEHARIHHHRHPEIITRLKRAEGHLRSTIEMVANVRSCLEIAQQLQAVEGAIANARKILIQEHIGHCLEEAAGSLPDEARGLLAEFKAMTKFL is encoded by the coding sequence ATGCAGGACGAAGAGCATGCCCGGATCCACCATCATCGGCATCCGGAGATCATCACGCGGCTGAAGCGGGCGGAGGGGCATCTGCGCTCGACCATCGAGATGGTCGCCAATGTCCGCTCCTGCCTGGAGATCGCCCAGCAATTGCAGGCTGTCGAAGGCGCGATCGCCAATGCCCGCAAGATCCTGATCCAGGAGCATATTGGCCATTGCCTGGAGGAAGCGGCTGGCAGCCTTCCGGATGAGGCGCGCGGGCTGCTCGCCGAGTTCAAGGCGATGACCAAGTTCCTTTGA
- a CDS encoding heavy metal translocating P-type ATPase, which yields MSTATMARRTASPASQFDIPIAGMSCASCVGRVERAVATVEGVDAVAVNLATERAVVTVPSGKVDAGAIAAAIRKAGYEPAESTIELNVAGMTCASCVGRVERALKTVPGVLGANVNLATQRATVRVLGGAEAASRLVAAVVGVGYEAEFVHDGVDTTDRERQAREEEQASLRQAVIIAAIATAPLLVFEMGMHMSETLHHFLAGRIGEFNIKLLSFLLAGFVMLVPGMRFIQKGWPALLRGAPDMNSLVVLGTSAAFLYSTVATFAPSVLPEGTDYTYFEAGAVIITLILLGRWFEARAKGSTSEAIRRLMSLQAKSARVLRDGIEVDVGIATVIPGDIVIMRPGERIPVDGEVVDGVSYVDEAMITGEPIPARKEPGSGVTGGTINGTGAFRFTVQKVGADTLLAQIVRTVEAAQGSKLPIQALVDKVTMWFVPVVIGLALLTFAAWLAFGPSPALSYALVNAVAVLIIACPCAMGLATPTSIMVGTGKGAELGILFRKGEALQSLKDAKTVALDKTGTLTKGRPELTDIAVAAGFAEADVLQLVASVETRSEHPVAEAIVAAARQRGLALVEPADFAGEPGFGVKAMVEGRLIEVGADRLMVRLGLDLSAFAEQAAQLGDAGKTPLYAAIDGKLAAIIAVADPIKETTPAAIAALHGLGLRVVMITGDNRRTADAIARRLGIDEVVAEVLPTGKAEVVKSLQAGGVKVAFVGDGINDAPALAQADVGIAIGTGTDIAIESADVVLMSGDLEGVAKAIALSKATIANIRQNLVWAFGYNVVLIPVAAGALYPAFGILMSPMFAGLAMALSSVSVLANALRLKRFGGSARMTQGLHPRARLAAAE from the coding sequence ATGTCGACTGCAACGATGGCAAGACGCACCGCGTCGCCTGCAAGCCAATTCGATATTCCAATAGCCGGAATGAGCTGCGCATCCTGCGTGGGACGCGTCGAACGCGCCGTCGCGACGGTCGAGGGAGTCGATGCCGTCGCAGTCAATCTGGCAACTGAGCGCGCCGTAGTCACCGTCCCGTCGGGAAAGGTCGACGCCGGCGCCATAGCCGCCGCGATCCGCAAGGCCGGTTATGAGCCAGCCGAGAGTACGATCGAATTGAACGTCGCCGGCATGACCTGCGCGTCCTGCGTCGGCCGGGTTGAACGCGCCCTAAAGACAGTGCCTGGCGTACTCGGTGCAAACGTCAATCTGGCGACGCAGCGGGCCACGGTGCGGGTGTTGGGCGGCGCGGAGGCGGCGTCACGCCTTGTCGCAGCCGTGGTCGGCGTCGGCTACGAGGCCGAGTTCGTTCACGATGGGGTCGATACGACCGATCGTGAGAGGCAGGCCCGCGAGGAGGAGCAGGCCAGCCTACGCCAGGCCGTGATCATCGCGGCGATCGCGACCGCGCCGCTGCTCGTCTTCGAAATGGGCATGCACATGTCGGAGACGCTGCACCATTTCCTCGCCGGCCGCATCGGCGAGTTTAACATCAAGCTGCTCTCGTTCCTGCTCGCAGGCTTCGTCATGCTCGTGCCCGGCATGCGCTTCATCCAGAAAGGCTGGCCAGCACTGCTACGCGGCGCGCCCGACATGAACTCTCTTGTGGTTCTCGGCACCAGCGCCGCCTTTCTCTACTCGACCGTCGCGACATTCGCGCCCTCCGTGCTTCCGGAGGGGACGGACTACACCTATTTCGAGGCCGGCGCGGTCATCATCACACTGATCCTGCTCGGACGTTGGTTCGAGGCCCGCGCCAAGGGCAGCACGAGCGAGGCCATCCGCCGGCTGATGTCGCTGCAGGCCAAGTCGGCGCGCGTTCTGCGTGACGGCATCGAAGTCGATGTCGGCATCGCGACCGTGATTCCCGGCGACATCGTCATCATGCGCCCTGGTGAGCGCATTCCCGTCGATGGCGAGGTTGTCGACGGTGTCTCCTACGTCGACGAGGCGATGATCACGGGTGAGCCCATCCCCGCACGCAAGGAGCCGGGCTCAGGCGTCACCGGCGGCACGATCAACGGCACGGGCGCCTTCCGCTTCACGGTGCAAAAGGTCGGCGCCGACACGTTGCTCGCGCAGATCGTGCGCACGGTTGAGGCGGCGCAAGGCTCGAAATTGCCGATCCAGGCGCTCGTCGACAAGGTCACCATGTGGTTCGTGCCGGTCGTGATCGGACTCGCGCTACTGACCTTCGCCGCTTGGCTCGCCTTCGGCCCGAGCCCCGCGCTCTCCTACGCACTGGTCAATGCGGTCGCGGTCCTGATCATCGCCTGCCCCTGCGCCATGGGGCTGGCGACGCCGACCTCGATCATGGTCGGAACCGGCAAGGGGGCTGAACTCGGCATCCTGTTCCGGAAGGGCGAGGCGCTTCAGTCGTTGAAAGATGCGAAGACGGTGGCGCTGGACAAGACCGGCACCCTGACCAAGGGCCGGCCCGAACTGACCGACATCGCGGTCGCTGCCGGATTTGCGGAAGCAGACGTGCTGCAGCTGGTCGCCTCCGTCGAGACGCGCTCCGAGCATCCCGTCGCCGAAGCCATCGTCGCGGCGGCGCGCCAGCGCGGTCTGGCGCTTGTCGAGCCCGCGGACTTCGCAGGCGAGCCAGGCTTCGGCGTCAAGGCCATGGTCGAAGGCCGGCTTATCGAGGTCGGCGCGGACCGGCTGATGGTGCGTCTAGGGCTCGATCTCTCAGCCTTCGCCGAGCAGGCCGCGCAACTCGGCGACGCCGGCAAGACGCCGCTCTACGCCGCGATCGACGGCAAGCTCGCCGCCATCATTGCCGTCGCGGATCCGATCAAGGAGACGACGCCCGCAGCCATCGCTGCCCTGCATGGGCTGGGACTGCGCGTCGTCATGATCACCGGCGACAACAGGCGCACGGCCGACGCCATCGCAAGGCGGCTCGGCATCGATGAGGTCGTAGCCGAGGTGCTGCCGACCGGCAAGGCCGAGGTCGTCAAGTCGCTGCAGGCCGGCGGCGTCAAGGTCGCCTTCGTCGGCGACGGTATTAATGACGCACCTGCTCTGGCTCAAGCGGATGTCGGTATCGCTATCGGCACCGGCACTGACATCGCGATCGAGAGCGCCGATGTCGTCCTGATGTCGGGCGATCTCGAAGGCGTCGCCAAGGCCATCGCCCTCTCGAAGGCTACGATCGCCAACATCCGCCAGAATCTGGTCTGGGCCTTCGGCTACAATGTCGTGCTGATCCCGGTCGCGGCGGGCGCGCTCTATCCAGCGTTCGGCATCCTGATGTCGCCGATGTTCGCGGGCCTTGCCATGGCACTCTCCAGCGTCAGCGTGCTGGCCAACGCGCTGCGCCTGAAGCGCTTCGGCGGCTCGGCTCGCATGACGCAAGGGTTACATCCACGAGCGCGCCTCGCAGCGGCTGAATGA
- a CDS encoding SDR family oxidoreductase → MLDDLKGLRALVTGSSTGIGAAVAKAYAANGMRVVVHYKSSEAEANAVAAQIRAAGGEAHVLQADVADSAQAVDLVNKAADKLGGLDVLVNNAGALVKRTPIAEIEDEFFDSVVDLNVRSVVMASKAALPYLKKSGGRASVINLSSIAARNGGGPGSSLYASSKAFVLNLTRGMAKEFVPFGIRVNGVSPGVIMTPFHERYSTAEQIEAMRKTVPMERVGTPQDNVGVFLFLASPAMSGYITGQTIEVNGGQYMV, encoded by the coding sequence ATGCTCGACGATCTCAAGGGGCTGCGTGCCCTGGTCACCGGCTCCAGCACCGGCATCGGGGCTGCCGTCGCCAAGGCCTATGCCGCCAACGGCATGCGCGTCGTGGTGCACTACAAGTCGAGCGAGGCCGAAGCGAACGCTGTGGCGGCGCAGATCAGAGCGGCGGGCGGCGAGGCGCATGTGCTGCAGGCCGATGTCGCCGACAGCGCCCAGGCGGTCGATCTCGTCAACAAGGCAGCCGACAAGCTCGGTGGGCTCGACGTGCTGGTCAACAATGCCGGAGCTCTGGTTAAGCGTACGCCGATCGCCGAGATCGAGGATGAGTTCTTCGACAGCGTCGTCGATCTGAATGTCCGCTCGGTGGTGATGGCCTCGAAGGCGGCGCTGCCCTACCTGAAGAAGTCCGGCGGCAGGGCGAGCGTGATCAACCTGAGCTCGATCGCGGCACGCAATGGCGGCGGGCCCGGCTCCTCGCTCTATGCCAGCTCGAAAGCCTTCGTGCTCAACCTGACCCGCGGCATGGCCAAGGAGTTCGTGCCCTTCGGCATCCGCGTCAACGGCGTTTCGCCCGGCGTGATCATGACGCCGTTCCACGAGCGCTATTCGACGGCCGAGCAGATCGAGGCGATGCGCAAGACCGTGCCGATGGAGCGTGTCGGCACGCCGCAGGACAATGTCGGCGTCTTCCTCTTCCTCGCCAGTCCGGCGATGAGCGGCTACATCACCGGCCAGACCATCGAGGTCAATGGCGGCCAGTACATGGTCTGA
- a CDS encoding heavy-metal-associated domain-containing protein codes for MCSCQQHSNSSAETTTVEPQSGLNFRVDDMTCGHCAGTIKKAIETTLPGTTVNADPASKLVTVQGFGDYAAIKSIVIGAGYKPSAAPASA; via the coding sequence ATGTGCTCGTGCCAGCAGCATTCCAATTCTTCAGCCGAGACGACTACTGTTGAGCCGCAATCCGGCCTGAATTTCCGGGTCGACGACATGACCTGCGGCCACTGCGCCGGCACGATCAAGAAGGCGATCGAAACCACCTTGCCGGGCACGACCGTGAATGCCGATCCTGCCTCGAAGCTCGTCACTGTGCAGGGGTTTGGCGACTACGCCGCGATCAAGTCGATCGTGATCGGCGCCGGCTATAAGCCGAGCGCCGCGCCTGCATCCGCATAA
- a CDS encoding alpha/beta hydrolase: MAAAATVFLAGCAGDVKGVLTPVASTVPGTSKVTMLVATTRAADPDAGVLFSGERGKPSYVEMTISLPPDSRRKVGEVQWPSRLPGNPETDFVTLKVDKLDARTGLARLHERVSRVPKRRVMVFVHGFNNRFEDAVYRFAQIVHDSDADVVPVLFTWPSRGSLFAYGYDRESATYSRNALESLLQNLARDPAVGEVSLLAHSMGNWVALESLTQMAVRNRGIPPKIANVMLASPDVDADVFRTQIAEMTGRRPKFTLFVSQDDRALAVSRRVWGGKDRLGAVDPDVEPYKTEFEQDKITVLNLTKLRTGDKLNHGKFAESPEVVKLIGTRLVDGQPITDSRIGLGDRLIEVTGSAAAAVGTAAGIVVSAPVAVIDSQARRNLGDRFEHLGNNIQDTGAAVGDTVTTPIQNPGALR, from the coding sequence ATGGCTGCAGCCGCGACAGTTTTCCTCGCCGGCTGCGCCGGCGACGTGAAGGGCGTGCTGACACCGGTCGCCTCGACCGTGCCCGGCACCAGCAAGGTCACCATGCTGGTTGCGACCACGCGCGCGGCCGATCCGGATGCCGGGGTGTTGTTCTCCGGCGAACGCGGCAAGCCGTCTTATGTCGAGATGACGATCTCGCTGCCGCCCGACAGTCGCCGCAAGGTCGGTGAAGTGCAGTGGCCGAGCCGGCTGCCTGGCAATCCCGAGACCGATTTCGTCACCCTCAAGGTCGACAAGCTCGACGCCAGGACCGGCCTGGCGCGCCTGCACGAGCGTGTCTCGCGCGTGCCGAAGCGCCGGGTGATGGTCTTCGTCCACGGCTTCAACAACCGCTTCGAGGATGCAGTCTACCGCTTCGCCCAGATCGTCCACGATTCCGACGCTGATGTCGTGCCGGTGCTGTTCACCTGGCCTTCGCGCGGCTCGCTCTTTGCCTATGGCTATGATCGCGAGAGCGCGACCTATTCGCGTAACGCGCTCGAGAGCCTGCTGCAGAACCTCGCACGAGATCCGGCCGTCGGCGAGGTCTCGCTGCTCGCCCACTCCATGGGCAACTGGGTCGCGCTGGAATCACTGACACAGATGGCTGTGCGCAATCGCGGCATTCCGCCGAAGATCGCCAATGTCATGCTCGCCTCGCCCGATGTCGATGCCGACGTCTTCCGCACGCAGATCGCGGAAATGACGGGGCGGCGGCCAAAATTCACCCTCTTCGTCTCGCAGGACGATCGCGCGCTCGCGGTCTCGCGTCGGGTCTGGGGTGGCAAGGATCGCCTCGGCGCCGTCGACCCCGATGTCGAGCCCTACAAGACCGAGTTCGAGCAGGACAAGATCACGGTCCTGAACCTGACCAAGCTGCGCACCGGCGACAAGCTCAACCACGGCAAGTTCGCCGAGAGCCCGGAAGTGGTGAAGCTGATCGGCACGCGCCTCGTCGACGGCCAGCCCATCACCGATTCCCGCATCGGGCTCGGCGACCGGCTGATCGAGGTGACCGGCAGTGCGGCCGCGGCGGTCGGTACCGCCGCCGGCATCGTCGTCTCCGCCCCGGTCGCGGTGATCGATTCACAGGCTCGTCGCAATCTCGGCGACAGGTTCGAGCATCTCGGGAACAATATTCAGGACACCGGTGCGGCGGTGGGTGATACCGTGACCACGCCCATCCAGAATCCAGGCGCCCTGCGCTGA
- a CDS encoding TonB family protein — MIVSAPDRRWLAALRWGAAALTVAAVHGGAAWVGVNWRPTEAAAGAPEPAVMIELAALSVAPEAPPEDLPVAEQRAEPEPPPPEPVKETPPPEPEPEPLPEPTPVEQPEIKLPELPQIPKLDAVLLPPPPELKPVEKKPEPKPKIVEKKEKPKPKPKVVERKPVEQRAKEAVAPKPSEQRAAAPSSAAQGTASQPTVSTASWRGSLIAHLNRYKRFPGGASPGTVQVAFAIDRSGNVLSSRVVGSSGDSALDAEAAAMIRRASPVPAPPAGVGGGGAISLSVPVRFNR, encoded by the coding sequence ATGATAGTCTCCGCGCCGGATCGCCGCTGGCTCGCCGCGCTGCGCTGGGGCGCTGCGGCGCTGACTGTCGCCGCGGTCCATGGCGGCGCAGCCTGGGTCGGGGTGAACTGGCGCCCGACGGAAGCGGCAGCCGGCGCTCCCGAACCGGCAGTGATGATCGAGCTCGCCGCGCTGTCGGTCGCGCCCGAGGCACCGCCGGAGGACCTGCCGGTCGCGGAACAGCGAGCCGAGCCGGAACCGCCGCCGCCCGAGCCGGTCAAGGAGACGCCGCCCCCGGAGCCCGAACCGGAGCCGCTCCCCGAGCCGACGCCGGTCGAGCAACCGGAGATCAAGCTGCCGGAGCTGCCGCAGATCCCGAAGCTCGACGCCGTGCTGCTGCCGCCTCCGCCCGAACTGAAGCCGGTGGAGAAGAAGCCCGAGCCTAAGCCCAAGATCGTCGAGAAGAAGGAAAAGCCGAAGCCGAAGCCCAAGGTCGTCGAGCGCAAGCCGGTCGAGCAGCGGGCCAAGGAGGCGGTGGCACCGAAGCCCTCCGAGCAGCGCGCCGCCGCCCCGAGCAGCGCCGCTCAAGGCACCGCCAGCCAGCCGACGGTCTCGACGGCGTCATGGCGCGGCTCGCTGATCGCCCATCTCAACCGCTACAAGCGCTTCCCGGGCGGCGCGAGCCCCGGCACGGTCCAGGTCGCCTTCGCGATCGACCGCAGCGGTAATGTTTTGTCCTCGCGCGTCGTCGGCTCTTCCGGCGATTCCGCACTGGATGCCGAGGCGGCGGCGATGATCCGCCGCGCCAGCCCGGTTCCGGCTCCGCCTGCGGGCGTCGGTGGTGGCGGGGCGATCTCGCTCTCGGTGCCGGTGCGCTTCAACCGGTAA
- a CDS encoding formyl transferase: MVFLRLWKTIAASRSKEIVNQYRVRPNPDAHHRTLRISSINSCECHELLGRLQPKVVLLVGCRLLTKQTLATISCPVMNYHAGITPTYRGMNGGYFALASGDIGNFGATVHLVDDGVDTGAVLYQVRTEPNATDNISTYPMLLAAVSREICIAAVGDALNQCLRPVTVDLPSRQWFHPPIWS, translated from the coding sequence ATGGTCTTCCTGCGCCTCTGGAAGACGATCGCAGCTTCGCGATCGAAGGAGATTGTTAACCAATACCGCGTGCGCCCAAATCCCGATGCGCATCACCGGACTTTGAGAATTTCATCAATTAATTCGTGCGAATGCCATGAACTGCTCGGCCGCCTGCAGCCGAAGGTGGTCCTACTTGTGGGCTGCAGGCTTCTCACCAAGCAAACCCTCGCTACGATCTCTTGCCCGGTGATGAACTACCATGCTGGCATTACGCCAACATATCGCGGCATGAATGGGGGTTACTTCGCACTCGCGTCGGGCGATATCGGAAATTTTGGCGCCACGGTTCACCTCGTCGATGACGGCGTCGATACTGGCGCAGTACTTTATCAAGTACGGACCGAGCCCAACGCGACCGACAACATCTCAACCTACCCGATGTTGTTGGCGGCGGTGTCACGTGAGATTTGCATCGCTGCGGTTGGCGACGCCTTGAACCAATGCCTGCGTCCCGTCACCGTCGATCTACCCTCTCGGCAATGGTTCCATCCGCCAATTTGGAGTTAA
- a CDS encoding nickel/cobalt efflux transporter, which yields MPSFTELLAQGAGHAWLFIPSAILLGALHGLEPGHSKTMMAAFIVAIRGSVLQALLLGLAATLSHTLVVWGVVLGGLYLTRDFNAEATEPWFQLASGLMIIAIALWMLWRTWAEQRALHPASRGLEHSHGHSHGHGHSHGHSHGQSHAHDRTADDEPMDAHQRAHAQDIRKRFADRPVTTGQIVLFGLTGGLIPCPAAITVLLICMQLREIALGAVLVLCFSIGLAITLVAVGVAASLSLRAAEKRSSWFSTAAARVPYFSGALIVLVGLYTVWHGWSGLQAISPHAAAMLVSPSPG from the coding sequence GTGCCGAGCTTCACCGAATTGCTGGCGCAGGGCGCCGGCCATGCCTGGCTGTTCATTCCGAGCGCGATCCTGCTCGGCGCGCTGCATGGGCTCGAACCCGGCCATTCCAAGACGATGATGGCGGCCTTCATCGTCGCCATCCGCGGCTCGGTGCTGCAGGCGCTGCTGCTTGGCCTCGCCGCGACGCTCTCGCACACGCTCGTCGTCTGGGGGGTGGTCCTCGGCGGCCTCTATCTGACGCGCGACTTCAATGCCGAGGCGACCGAGCCCTGGTTCCAGCTCGCCTCGGGCCTCATGATCATCGCGATCGCGCTCTGGATGCTATGGCGGACATGGGCGGAGCAGCGTGCGCTGCACCCGGCCAGCCGTGGTCTCGAGCATAGTCACGGCCACTCTCACGGTCATGGCCACAGCCACGGACATTCCCACGGGCAGAGCCACGCTCACGACAGGACGGCCGACGACGAGCCGATGGACGCACATCAGCGCGCCCATGCGCAGGACATCCGCAAGCGCTTCGCCGACCGGCCGGTGACGACCGGACAGATCGTCCTGTTCGGGCTGACCGGTGGGCTGATCCCCTGTCCGGCTGCGATCACCGTGCTGCTGATCTGCATGCAGCTGCGCGAGATCGCACTCGGCGCCGTGCTCGTGCTGTGCTTCTCGATCGGCCTCGCGATCACGCTGGTCGCGGTCGGCGTCGCCGCCTCGCTCAGCCTGCGTGCCGCCGAGAAGCGTTCGAGCTGGTTCTCGACCGCCGCGGCGCGAGTGCCATATTTTTCCGGCGCGCTGATCGTCCTCGTCGGGCTCTACACGGTCTGGCACGGCTGGAGCGGGCTGCAGGCGATAAGCCCGCATGCCGCGGCAATGCTGGTCAGCCCATCGCCTGGTTGA
- a CDS encoding GNAT family N-acetyltransferase, producing the protein MQPLQLTLRPAGLSDADACQKLSAAIGWPHRREDWEFALSLGQGFILSIEDEVVAVGLWWGFGATHATLGTIIVAPDRQGQGIGKLLTERLIAATEGRTLGLVATPQGEPLYARYGFIAIDEVRQHQGDWPELAAPVLAANEIMRPAAASDLPLLAQLDGEATGLPRASVLEALLARGHAILIERGGAPAGFGFLRRHGRGWLIGPIAAVDDAAACNLIAALLAARRGDFVRIDVPARTGLGAWLGECGLPLVASGVVMERGAAPVAPGPAHRFALVNQAMG; encoded by the coding sequence ATGCAGCCGCTCCAGCTGACGCTCCGCCCGGCAGGCCTTTCCGATGCCGATGCTTGCCAAAAGCTCTCGGCCGCGATCGGCTGGCCGCATCGCCGCGAGGATTGGGAGTTCGCGCTGTCGCTCGGCCAGGGCTTCATTTTGTCGATCGAGGACGAGGTCGTCGCTGTCGGGCTCTGGTGGGGCTTTGGCGCAACCCACGCCACGCTCGGCACCATCATCGTTGCGCCGGATCGCCAGGGACAGGGCATCGGCAAGCTGCTGACCGAGCGGCTGATCGCAGCGACGGAAGGGCGCACGCTCGGCCTCGTCGCCACCCCGCAGGGCGAGCCGCTCTATGCCCGCTATGGCTTCATCGCTATCGACGAGGTTCGCCAGCATCAGGGCGACTGGCCGGAACTGGCAGCGCCTGTTCTCGCGGCGAACGAGATCATGCGCCCGGCCGCCGCATCAGACCTGCCGCTGCTGGCACAGCTCGATGGGGAGGCGACGGGCCTGCCGCGCGCGTCCGTCCTCGAGGCTCTGCTGGCGCGCGGCCATGCCATCCTGATCGAGCGCGGCGGCGCTCCGGCCGGCTTTGGCTTCCTGCGCCGGCATGGCCGCGGCTGGCTGATCGGCCCGATCGCCGCGGTCGATGACGCCGCCGCTTGCAATCTGATCGCGGCGCTGCTGGCCGCGCGCCGTGGCGATTTCGTCCGCATCGACGTGCCGGCTCGGACCGGCCTCGGTGCCTGGCTGGGCGAATGCGGCCTGCCGCTCGTCGCCTCCGGCGTGGTGATGGAGCGCGGGGCTGCGCCGGTCGCACCCGGGCCGGCGCATCGTTTTGCGCTGGTCAACCAGGCGATGGGCTGA